The proteins below come from a single Serratia ficaria genomic window:
- a CDS encoding amino acid permease, giving the protein MAQQDIKTSGQQAPGLRRELKARHLTMIAIGGSIGTGLFVASGATVSQAGPGGALLSYALIGLMVYFLMTSLGELAAFMPVSGSFSTYGAKYVEEGFGFALGWNYWYNWAVTIAVDLVASQLVMSYWFPDAPGWIWSALFLGLMFLLNYISVKGFGEAEYWFSLIKVTTVIIFIVIGVMMIFGILKGGEHAGWQNWTVGDAPFAGGFSAMIGVAMIVGFSFQGTELIGIAAGESENPGKNIPRAVRQVFWRILLFYIFAILIISLIIPYTDPSLLRNDVKDISVSPFTLVFQHAGLLSAAAVMNAVILTAVLSAGNSGMYASTRMLFTLASEGKAPRIFAKLSKGGVPRNALYATTVVAGLCFLSSMFGNQSVYLWLLNTSGMTGFIAWLGIAISHYRFRRGYMLQGHDLNDLPYRSGFFPLGPIFAFVLCLIITLGQNYQAFLEDKIDWYGVTATYIGIPLFLLIWFGYKLTRGTRVVKYSEMEFPKMDVK; this is encoded by the coding sequence ATGGCTCAGCAGGATATAAAAACATCGGGGCAGCAAGCACCCGGATTGCGCCGCGAGCTGAAAGCCCGGCATTTGACCATGATCGCCATCGGCGGCTCCATCGGCACCGGCCTGTTTGTCGCTTCGGGCGCCACGGTTTCTCAGGCCGGCCCCGGCGGGGCGCTGTTGTCCTATGCCCTGATCGGTTTGATGGTGTACTTCCTGATGACCAGCCTCGGCGAACTGGCGGCCTTTATGCCGGTGTCCGGTTCGTTCTCCACCTACGGCGCCAAATACGTCGAAGAAGGCTTTGGCTTCGCGCTGGGCTGGAACTACTGGTACAACTGGGCGGTCACCATCGCCGTTGACCTGGTGGCTTCGCAGCTGGTGATGAGCTATTGGTTCCCCGATGCCCCGGGCTGGATCTGGAGCGCGCTGTTCCTCGGCCTGATGTTCCTGCTCAACTATATTTCGGTCAAAGGGTTCGGCGAAGCGGAATACTGGTTCTCGCTGATCAAAGTGACCACCGTCATCATCTTTATCGTCATCGGCGTGATGATGATCTTCGGCATCCTGAAAGGCGGCGAACATGCCGGCTGGCAGAACTGGACGGTGGGCGACGCGCCCTTTGCCGGCGGGTTCTCGGCGATGATCGGGGTGGCGATGATCGTCGGCTTCTCGTTCCAGGGCACCGAGCTTATCGGCATCGCCGCCGGCGAATCGGAAAACCCGGGCAAAAACATCCCGCGTGCGGTGCGTCAGGTGTTCTGGCGTATCCTGCTGTTCTATATCTTCGCCATTCTGATCATCAGCCTGATCATTCCTTACACCGATCCGAGCCTGCTGCGCAACGACGTGAAAGACATCAGCGTCAGCCCGTTCACCCTGGTATTCCAGCATGCCGGCCTGCTGTCGGCGGCGGCGGTGATGAACGCGGTGATCCTGACCGCGGTGCTGTCCGCCGGCAACTCGGGCATGTACGCCTCGACCCGCATGCTGTTTACCCTGGCTTCGGAAGGCAAGGCGCCGCGCATCTTCGCCAAGCTGTCGAAGGGCGGCGTGCCGCGCAACGCGCTTTACGCCACCACCGTAGTGGCCGGGCTGTGCTTCCTCAGCTCGATGTTCGGCAACCAGTCGGTTTACCTGTGGCTGCTGAACACCTCGGGCATGACCGGCTTTATCGCCTGGCTGGGCATTGCCATCAGTCACTACCGCTTCCGCCGCGGCTATATGCTGCAGGGGCATGACCTGAACGATCTGCCGTATCGTTCCGGCTTCTTCCCGCTGGGGCCGATCTTCGCCTTTGTGCTGTGTCTGATCATCACGCTGGGGCAAAACTATCAGGCGTTCCTGGAAGACAAAATCGACTGGTACGGCGTGACCGCGACCTATATCGGCATTCCGCTGTTCCTGCTGATCTGGTTCGGTTACAAGCTGACGCGCGGCACCCGTGTCGTGAAGTACAGCGAAATGGAATTCCCGAAGATGGACGTTAAATAA
- the yieE gene encoding DNA-binding transcriptional regulator YeiE gives MHITLRQLEVFTEVLKSGSTTQASVVLALSQSAVSAALADLEGQLGVQLFDRVGKRLVINEHGRLLYPKALALLEQAGEIEQLFRHDGGALRIAASSTIGNYMLPEMIARYRQAFPDTPLELNVGNSQDVIVAVADFRVDLGLIEGPCHMPELVTQPWLEDELVVFAAPDNPLAQQPLTLEALANAPWILRERGSGTREVLDHLLLAHLPHFQLVMELGNSEAIKHAVRHGIGISCLSRRVVGEQLASGALVELAVPLPPLMRTLYLIHHRQKHISNALQRFLSYCAL, from the coding sequence ATGCACATCACCCTGCGTCAATTGGAAGTTTTTACCGAAGTGCTGAAAAGCGGATCCACCACTCAGGCTTCGGTGGTGTTGGCGCTGTCGCAATCTGCGGTCAGCGCGGCGCTGGCGGATCTGGAAGGGCAACTCGGCGTTCAACTGTTCGATCGGGTCGGCAAACGGCTGGTCATCAACGAACATGGCCGTCTGCTGTATCCCAAGGCGCTGGCGTTGCTGGAGCAGGCGGGGGAGATAGAGCAGCTGTTCCGCCACGACGGCGGCGCGCTGCGCATCGCCGCCAGCAGCACCATCGGCAATTATATGCTGCCGGAGATGATCGCCCGCTACCGGCAAGCCTTCCCCGACACGCCGTTGGAGCTGAACGTCGGCAACAGCCAGGATGTGATCGTGGCGGTGGCGGATTTCCGCGTCGATCTGGGGCTGATTGAAGGGCCTTGCCACATGCCGGAGCTGGTGACTCAGCCCTGGCTGGAGGACGAGCTGGTGGTGTTCGCCGCGCCGGATAACCCGCTGGCGCAGCAGCCGCTGACGCTGGAGGCGTTGGCCAATGCGCCCTGGATCCTGCGTGAGCGCGGTTCGGGCACCCGCGAGGTGCTGGATCATCTGCTGTTGGCGCACCTGCCGCATTTCCAGCTGGTGATGGAGCTGGGCAATTCGGAGGCGATCAAGCACGCGGTGCGGCACGGTATCGGCATCAGCTGCCTGTCGCGCCGGGTGGTGGGCGAGCAACTGGCCAGCGGCGCGCTGGTGGAGCTGGCGGTGCCGCTGCCGCCGCTGATGCGCACGCTGTATCTGATCCATCATCGGCAGAAACACATCTCCAATGCCTTGCAGCGTTTCCTCAGCTACTGCGCGCTGTAA
- a CDS encoding acyltransferase family protein — MKYRADIDGLRALAVLPVIAYHMGLGGIPGGFTGVDIFFVISGYLISGIIFQEYIKGDFSYIDFYKRRSLRILPPLFVVLFATLAVGYHILLPVQVAELGKSALATTLFSSNFFFFSQTGYFDGPAELKPLLHTWSLAVEEQFYIIFPIILFTALKFFRNRITLIITLIIAGSFLLSLAGLKFQPSMTFYMLPTRAWELAMGAILAVSGMEHSPSLNKKTTRHALSLLGLALIIFGFLWLDTTKKFPSYNALYPCVGAFLIILAGRDSIVGKILALNPVVYIGMISYCLYLWHWPIIVYANLLLDVSLWQKSLLVISLTFGLAIASRYLIEIPFRYKLKNIPSKSIVAASAASVVLAASLTAFIGYIKNDNGSFSTESLKIADYINYRGSNEYNYQYRLGECFINGEPGGDGAYDKKKCLKISETQKNFVLIGDSHGAHLWRAISLAAGDKVNLMQATASGCKPVTEQKMSNRCTDLINYVYKDFIPNNKIDGVIISARWNQYDKDQLIKTIAYLRKYTENFYILGPTVEYKGPLPELLAYQENGDPALASRSIVKGRKAMDSELKTLTASMKVNYISVYDLICPAGHCLEMTDSGQPSAFDYGHFTLSGANYVAKGIVNQLNNHHFFYP; from the coding sequence GTGAAGTATAGAGCAGATATCGACGGCTTACGGGCGCTTGCCGTTCTGCCGGTCATCGCGTATCACATGGGGCTTGGCGGTATTCCTGGTGGCTTTACCGGTGTCGATATATTCTTTGTTATTTCGGGTTATTTAATCTCAGGGATAATTTTCCAGGAATATATTAAAGGTGATTTTTCTTATATCGATTTTTACAAACGACGCAGCTTAAGAATCCTTCCGCCTTTATTTGTTGTATTATTCGCTACACTCGCCGTTGGCTACCATATACTTCTCCCGGTACAGGTTGCAGAGTTAGGCAAGAGCGCCTTAGCCACCACCCTATTCTCCTCGAACTTTTTCTTTTTTAGTCAAACCGGCTATTTTGATGGCCCAGCAGAGCTGAAGCCGCTACTGCATACCTGGTCACTGGCGGTGGAAGAACAGTTTTATATCATTTTCCCTATTATTCTTTTCACCGCGTTAAAATTCTTCCGCAACCGGATCACCCTGATCATCACCCTGATTATCGCCGGTTCATTCCTACTCAGCCTGGCGGGCCTAAAATTCCAGCCCAGCATGACATTTTATATGTTGCCGACCCGCGCCTGGGAACTGGCGATGGGGGCAATACTGGCGGTCAGCGGCATGGAGCACTCGCCATCCCTGAATAAAAAGACGACCCGCCATGCCCTGAGCCTGTTGGGGTTGGCGTTGATTATCTTTGGGTTCCTCTGGTTAGACACCACCAAGAAGTTCCCTTCCTATAACGCACTTTATCCATGCGTTGGCGCTTTCCTGATAATCCTGGCCGGCCGGGATTCTATCGTCGGCAAGATACTGGCGCTCAACCCCGTCGTGTATATCGGCATGATCTCATACTGCCTGTATCTTTGGCACTGGCCGATCATCGTTTACGCCAACCTGCTGCTCGACGTCAGCCTGTGGCAAAAGAGCCTGCTGGTTATTTCGCTCACCTTTGGGCTGGCGATCGCATCGCGTTATTTAATCGAAATACCGTTCAGATATAAGCTGAAAAACATTCCATCGAAAAGTATTGTCGCGGCCTCTGCGGCCAGCGTTGTACTCGCGGCGTCGCTGACCGCGTTCATTGGTTACATAAAGAATGACAACGGCAGCTTTTCCACTGAGTCGTTGAAGATCGCCGACTACATCAATTACCGTGGTTCAAATGAGTACAATTACCAATATCGCCTGGGCGAGTGCTTTATTAATGGCGAACCCGGCGGCGATGGCGCCTACGATAAGAAAAAGTGCCTGAAGATTTCCGAAACGCAGAAAAATTTCGTATTGATCGGTGACAGCCACGGCGCCCACCTGTGGCGCGCCATCAGCCTGGCCGCCGGCGATAAGGTAAACCTGATGCAGGCTACCGCGTCAGGCTGCAAGCCGGTCACCGAGCAGAAAATGAGCAACCGCTGCACCGATTTAATAAACTACGTGTACAAAGACTTTATTCCCAATAACAAGATCGATGGCGTGATCATCTCAGCGCGCTGGAATCAATACGATAAAGATCAGCTTATTAAAACCATAGCTTATCTGCGGAAATATACGGAAAACTTTTACATACTGGGGCCGACGGTCGAGTACAAGGGCCCGCTGCCGGAACTGCTGGCTTATCAGGAAAATGGCGATCCTGCGCTGGCGAGCCGTTCTATCGTTAAAGGCCGGAAAGCGATGGACAGCGAATTGAAAACGCTGACGGCGTCCATGAAGGTCAACTATATCTCGGTTTACGACTTGATTTGCCCGGCGGGCCATTGCCTGGAAATGACCGACAGCGGCCAACCTTCTGCCTTCGACTACGGCCACTTTACCCTAAGCGGCGCAAACTATGTCGCAAAGGGCATCGTCAACCAGCTCAACAATCATCACTTCTTTTACCCCTAG
- a CDS encoding YeiH family putative sulfate export transporter, which produces MATDTTHTFPERRYPLFGLPRLVPGLLLTGALTALAIWAGDLPWVAGLGLGALTLAILFGILVGNTLYPWLQPSCHSGVQLAKQRLLRLGIILYGFRLTFQQIADVGATGIIIDALTLTTTFLLACWLGKKVFGIDSQTAMLIGAGSSICGAAAVMATEPVLKADSSKVAVAVATVVVFGTLAIFVYPWLYQLNAHFQWLPLSQETFGIYAGSTIHEVAQVVAAGHAIGPDAENAAVIAKMIRVMMLAPFLLLLSGYISRGSATGKADKSAITIPWFAVLFIAVAGLNSFDLLPATLVRHLITADTWMLAMAMAALGLTTHISAVRQAGVKPILLATLLFVWLIVGGGAINQLVQSLL; this is translated from the coding sequence ATGGCGACCGATACTACGCATACCTTTCCAGAACGGCGTTATCCCCTGTTCGGCCTGCCGCGGCTGGTGCCGGGGCTGCTGCTGACCGGCGCGCTGACCGCGCTGGCCATCTGGGCCGGCGACCTGCCCTGGGTGGCGGGATTGGGCTTGGGGGCGCTGACGCTGGCGATCCTGTTCGGCATTCTGGTGGGCAACACGCTTTATCCCTGGCTGCAGCCCAGCTGCCACAGCGGGGTTCAGCTGGCCAAACAGCGTCTGCTGCGGCTGGGCATCATTCTCTACGGCTTCCGGCTGACCTTTCAGCAGATCGCCGACGTCGGCGCCACCGGCATCATTATCGACGCGTTGACGCTGACCACCACCTTCCTGTTGGCCTGCTGGCTGGGCAAGAAAGTGTTCGGCATCGACAGCCAGACCGCGATGCTGATCGGCGCCGGCAGCAGCATCTGCGGCGCGGCGGCGGTGATGGCCACCGAACCGGTGCTGAAGGCCGACTCCAGCAAGGTGGCGGTGGCGGTGGCGACCGTGGTGGTGTTCGGCACCCTGGCTATCTTCGTTTACCCGTGGCTGTACCAGCTGAATGCGCACTTCCAGTGGCTGCCGCTCAGCCAGGAGACCTTCGGCATCTACGCCGGCTCCACCATCCACGAAGTGGCCCAGGTGGTGGCGGCCGGCCACGCCATCGGCCCGGACGCCGAAAACGCCGCGGTGATCGCCAAAATGATCCGCGTCATGATGCTGGCCCCGTTCCTGCTGCTGCTTTCCGGTTACATCAGCCGCGGCAGCGCCACCGGCAAGGCGGACAAATCCGCCATCACCATTCCCTGGTTCGCGGTGCTGTTCATCGCCGTCGCCGGTCTGAATTCGTTCGACCTGCTCCCGGCCACGCTGGTGCGGCATCTGATTACCGCCGACACCTGGATGCTGGCGATGGCGATGGCGGCGCTGGGGCTGACCACCCACATCAGCGCGGTACGTCAGGCCGGGGTAAAACCGATTCTGCTGGCCACCCTGCTGTTTGTCTGGCTGATCGTCGGCGGCGGCGCGATTAACCAACTGGTGCAGTCGCTGCTTTAA
- the nfo gene encoding deoxyribonuclease IV produces the protein MKFVGAHVSASGGVDQAVIRAHELEATAFALFTKNQRQWKAAPLPADVIDKFKSACAQYGFGPGQILPHDSYLINLGHPVGEALEKSRDAFLDEMQRCEQLGLTLLNFHPGSHLLQIEEDKCLARIAESINIVLDKTQGVTAVIENTAGQGSNLGFKFEHLAAIIDGVEDKSRVGVCIDTCHAFAAGYDLRTEADCEQTFKQLGDIVGFNYLRGMHLNDAKSEFNSRVDRHHSLGEGNIGKTVFSYIMRDARFDNIPLILETVNPDIWAEEIAWLKAQQ, from the coding sequence ATGAAGTTTGTCGGTGCACATGTCAGCGCGTCAGGCGGCGTGGATCAGGCGGTTATCCGCGCGCACGAATTAGAGGCGACCGCGTTCGCCCTGTTCACCAAAAATCAGCGTCAGTGGAAGGCCGCCCCGCTGCCCGCCGACGTGATCGATAAGTTTAAAAGCGCCTGCGCCCAGTACGGCTTCGGCCCGGGGCAAATCCTGCCGCACGACAGCTATCTGATCAACCTGGGCCACCCGGTCGGCGAAGCGTTGGAAAAATCGCGCGACGCCTTTCTCGATGAAATGCAGCGCTGCGAACAGCTGGGCCTGACGTTGCTGAACTTCCATCCCGGCAGCCATCTGCTGCAGATTGAGGAAGACAAATGCCTGGCGCGCATCGCCGAGTCGATCAATATCGTGCTGGATAAAACCCAGGGCGTGACGGCGGTGATCGAGAATACCGCCGGCCAGGGCAGCAACCTGGGCTTCAAATTCGAACACCTGGCGGCCATCATCGACGGCGTGGAAGACAAGAGCCGCGTCGGCGTTTGCATCGACACCTGCCACGCCTTCGCCGCCGGTTACGACCTGCGCACCGAAGCGGACTGCGAGCAAACCTTTAAGCAGCTCGGCGATATCGTCGGCTTCAACTACCTGCGCGGCATGCACCTGAACGACGCCAAGAGCGAGTTCAACAGCCGCGTCGACCGCCACCACAGCTTGGGCGAAGGCAACATCGGCAAAACGGTGTTCAGCTACATCATGCGCGATGCGCGCTTCGACAATATTCCGCTGATCCTCGAAACGGTGAACCCGGACATCTGGGCGGAAGAAATCGCCTGGCTGAAAGCGCAGCAGTAA
- a CDS encoding DJ-1/PfpI family protein, with amino-acid sequence MNKKAAVIMTPGFADWEYALIAGIGGPFYGLEVAFFAPQVGRIRSQGGLVCEVSKGLDELAAWHPDAVVVVGGTLWEREQAPDIGALLNAQHLRGITLAGICGGTLALARAGLLNDRAHTSNEVGFLTRNAKNYTGEPLFIASASAVADTNVITAPGTAPVSFAAAIFSALGIDEATVTQFKAMLAAEHA; translated from the coding sequence ATGAATAAAAAAGCGGCAGTGATAATGACCCCGGGCTTTGCCGACTGGGAATACGCTTTGATCGCTGGCATCGGTGGGCCTTTCTATGGGCTGGAGGTGGCATTTTTTGCGCCGCAGGTGGGGCGAATTCGTTCGCAGGGCGGCCTGGTCTGCGAGGTTTCAAAGGGGCTGGACGAACTGGCGGCATGGCATCCCGATGCCGTGGTGGTCGTGGGGGGCACCCTATGGGAACGCGAACAGGCGCCGGATATCGGCGCATTGCTTAACGCCCAGCATCTGCGAGGCATAACGTTAGCGGGTATCTGTGGCGGTACATTGGCACTGGCGCGTGCGGGTTTGCTTAACGACAGGGCGCATACGTCCAACGAGGTGGGATTTTTAACGCGCAACGCAAAGAACTACACCGGCGAACCGCTTTTTATCGCCAGTGCCTCAGCGGTGGCGGACACCAACGTCATCACGGCGCCGGGCACCGCGCCAGTCAGCTTTGCCGCCGCTATTTTCAGCGCCCTGGGGATCGATGAGGCGACGGTGACACAGTTCAAAGCCATGCTGGCCGCCGAACATGCCTGA
- the fruA gene encoding PTS fructose transporter subunit IIBC, which produces MKTLLMIDSSLGQARSHLAKRMLEAAAAKTGLTLAASPADAELVVVAGQAVPVDAALNGKLVYLGEVEQAVREPEAFLAQARAGAKAYQAPAQAAAPAKAAGQKRIVAITACPTGVAHTFMAAEAIESEAKKRGWWVKVETRGSVGAGNAITPEEVAAADLVIVAADIEVDLDKFAGKPMYRTSTGLALKKTAQELDKALAEAEVFQPQKSGGAAPTGKKKEGNGPYRHLLTGVSYMLPMVVAGGLCIALSFVFGIKAFEVKGTLAAALMQIGGGSAFALMVPVLAGFIAFSIADRPGLTPGLIGGMLAVSTGAGFLGGIIAGFLAGYVAKAISGKLRLPQSMEALKPILIIPLVASLITGLIMIYVVGTPVAKIMEGLTHWLQSLGTANAVLLGAILGAMMCTDMGGPVNKAAYAFGVALLSSSVYAPMAAIMAAGMVPPLAMGLATLLARRKFQKSEQEGGKAALVLGLCFISEGAIPFAARDPMRVLPCCIAGGALTGALSMAFGAKLMAPHGGLFVLLIPGAITPVLLYLVAIAAGTLLAGVAYALLKRAEAPAATLA; this is translated from the coding sequence ATGAAAACGCTGCTGATGATAGACAGCTCGCTGGGACAGGCCCGTAGCCACCTGGCGAAACGCATGCTTGAAGCCGCCGCGGCCAAAACCGGCCTGACGCTGGCGGCGTCGCCGGCGGACGCCGAGCTGGTGGTGGTAGCGGGGCAGGCCGTGCCCGTCGACGCCGCGCTGAACGGCAAATTGGTTTACCTGGGGGAGGTTGAACAGGCGGTTCGCGAGCCGGAAGCCTTCCTGGCGCAGGCCAGGGCCGGGGCCAAGGCCTATCAGGCGCCGGCTCAGGCCGCCGCTCCGGCGAAAGCCGCCGGGCAAAAACGCATCGTGGCGATCACCGCCTGCCCGACCGGCGTGGCGCACACCTTTATGGCGGCCGAAGCCATTGAAAGCGAAGCGAAGAAGCGCGGCTGGTGGGTGAAGGTGGAAACCCGCGGCTCGGTAGGCGCCGGCAACGCCATCACGCCGGAAGAGGTCGCGGCGGCCGATCTGGTGATCGTGGCGGCCGATATTGAAGTGGATCTGGACAAGTTTGCCGGTAAGCCGATGTACCGCACCTCAACCGGCCTGGCGTTGAAGAAAACCGCGCAGGAGCTGGACAAGGCGCTGGCCGAAGCCGAAGTGTTTCAGCCGCAAAAAAGCGGCGGCGCGGCGCCGACAGGGAAAAAGAAAGAGGGCAACGGCCCTTATCGCCACCTGCTGACCGGCGTGTCGTACATGCTGCCGATGGTGGTGGCCGGCGGCTTGTGCATCGCGCTGTCGTTCGTGTTCGGCATCAAGGCGTTTGAAGTCAAAGGCACTCTGGCGGCGGCGCTGATGCAGATCGGCGGCGGCTCGGCCTTCGCGCTGATGGTGCCGGTATTGGCCGGTTTTATCGCCTTCTCGATCGCTGACCGTCCCGGCCTGACCCCCGGCCTGATCGGCGGCATGCTGGCGGTGAGCACCGGCGCCGGCTTCCTCGGCGGCATCATCGCCGGTTTCCTGGCGGGCTATGTCGCCAAGGCGATCAGCGGCAAGCTGCGCCTGCCGCAAAGCATGGAAGCGCTGAAGCCGATTCTGATCATTCCGCTGGTGGCCAGCCTGATCACCGGCCTGATCATGATTTACGTGGTCGGCACGCCGGTGGCGAAAATCATGGAAGGCCTGACCCACTGGCTGCAGTCGCTGGGCACCGCCAACGCGGTGTTGTTGGGGGCTATCCTCGGCGCGATGATGTGTACCGATATGGGCGGCCCGGTGAACAAAGCGGCTTACGCCTTCGGCGTGGCGTTGCTGAGCTCCTCGGTGTATGCGCCAATGGCGGCGATTATGGCCGCCGGTATGGTGCCGCCGCTGGCGATGGGGCTGGCGACGCTGCTGGCGCGCCGCAAGTTCCAGAAATCCGAGCAGGAAGGCGGTAAAGCGGCGCTGGTGCTGGGCCTGTGCTTTATCTCCGAAGGGGCCATCCCGTTCGCGGCCCGTGATCCGATGCGCGTACTGCCTTGCTGCATCGCCGGCGGGGCGCTGACCGGCGCGCTGTCGATGGCGTTCGGCGCCAAGCTGATGGCGCCGCACGGCGGCCTGTTCGTGCTGCTGATCCCGGGCGCCATCACGCCGGTGTTGCTGTACCTGGTGGCGATCGCCGCGGGTACGCTGCTGGCGGGCGTGGCTTACGCCCTGCTGAAACGCGCCGAAGCGCCGGCGGCCACCCTGGCTTAA
- the fruK gene encoding 1-phosphofructokinase, with product MSRRVATITLNPAYDLVGFCPEIERGEVNRVKTAGLHAAGKGINVAKVLKDLGIDVTVGGFLGKDNQDGFQLLFSDLGIANRFQVVPGRTRINVKLTEKDGEVTDFNFSGFEVTPQDWERFVNDSLSWLGQFDMVAVSGSLPAGVDPDAFTDWMIRLRAQCPCIIFDSSREALVAGLKAAPWLVKPNRRELEIWAGRPLPQLADVVEAAHALRDQGIAHVVISLGAEGALWVNASGAWIAKPPSCEVVSTVGAGDSMVGGLIYGLLMRESSEHTLRLATAVAALAVSQSNVGVTDRPQLAAMMARVDLKPFNP from the coding sequence ATGAGCAGAAGAGTAGCAACAATCACCCTGAACCCGGCTTACGATCTGGTGGGGTTCTGCCCGGAGATCGAGCGCGGGGAAGTCAACCGGGTGAAAACCGCCGGCCTGCACGCGGCAGGTAAAGGGATCAACGTCGCCAAGGTGTTGAAAGACTTGGGCATCGACGTCACCGTCGGCGGTTTTTTAGGCAAAGACAACCAGGACGGCTTCCAGCTGCTGTTCAGCGATCTGGGCATCGCCAACCGTTTCCAGGTGGTGCCGGGACGTACCCGCATCAACGTCAAGCTGACCGAGAAAGACGGTGAAGTGACCGATTTCAACTTCTCCGGCTTTGAGGTAACGCCGCAGGACTGGGAGCGTTTCGTCAATGACTCCCTGAGCTGGCTGGGCCAGTTCGACATGGTGGCGGTCAGCGGCAGCCTGCCGGCCGGCGTCGATCCCGACGCCTTTACCGACTGGATGATCCGCCTGCGCGCGCAGTGCCCGTGCATCATTTTCGACAGCAGCCGCGAGGCGCTGGTCGCCGGGCTGAAAGCCGCGCCATGGCTGGTGAAGCCGAACCGCCGCGAGCTGGAAATTTGGGCGGGGCGCCCGCTGCCGCAGTTGGCCGACGTGGTGGAAGCCGCGCATGCGCTGCGCGATCAGGGCATCGCCCACGTGGTTATCTCGCTCGGCGCCGAAGGGGCGCTGTGGGTGAACGCGTCCGGCGCCTGGATCGCCAAACCGCCGTCTTGCGAGGTGGTCAGCACCGTGGGCGCCGGCGACTCGATGGTCGGCGGCCTGATTTACGGCCTGCTGATGCGCGAATCCAGTGAACATACTTTGCGTTTGGCCACCGCCGTGGCCGCGCTGGCGGTAAGCCAGAGCAACGTCGGCGTGACCGATCGTCCCCAGTTGGCCGCGATGATGGCGCGCGTCGACCTGAAACCTTTCAACCCATAA
- the fruB gene encoding fused PTS fructose transporter subunit IIA/HPr protein gives MFQLSPQDIHLGAAAGDKQDAIRQVAAALTAAGCVSAAYVDGMLQRELQTSTYLGNGIAIPHGTTDTRDLVLNTGVQVFQFPQGIEWGEGQTAYVVIGIAARSDEHLALLRQLTHVLSDDSVADQLAKTDSAEELRSLLMGEKQAAEFRFDASLIALDVAADSLMTLQALNAGRLQKIGAVNAQFVSDVITRKPLNLGQGIWLSDSTEGNLASAATVSRPAQAFDEDGEPVALLLTLSVADPQPLAVLNYLGDLLLANKAERLLNADAATLLALLTSEVAEESATLSAEYVIRNEHGLHARPGTALVNVIKQFSSEITVTNLDGSGKPANGRSLMKVVALGVKKGHHLRFTANGEDAEAALKAIGEAITEGLGEGAA, from the coding sequence ATGTTCCAGTTGTCACCGCAAGACATTCACCTGGGCGCCGCCGCCGGCGACAAACAGGACGCCATCCGCCAGGTGGCCGCCGCGCTTACCGCGGCCGGCTGCGTTAGCGCCGCCTACGTGGACGGCATGTTGCAGCGCGAGCTGCAAACCTCCACCTACCTGGGCAATGGCATCGCCATCCCGCACGGCACCACCGATACCCGCGATTTGGTGCTGAACACCGGGGTTCAGGTGTTCCAGTTTCCGCAGGGCATCGAATGGGGCGAAGGCCAGACCGCCTATGTGGTGATCGGCATCGCCGCCCGCTCCGACGAACATTTGGCGCTGCTGCGTCAGTTGACCCACGTGCTGAGCGACGACAGCGTCGCCGATCAGCTGGCGAAAACCGACTCTGCGGAAGAGCTGCGCAGCCTGCTGATGGGCGAGAAACAGGCGGCCGAGTTCCGTTTCGACGCGTCCCTGATTGCGCTCGACGTCGCCGCCGACAGCCTGATGACGCTGCAGGCGCTCAACGCCGGCAGGTTGCAGAAGATCGGCGCGGTCAACGCGCAGTTCGTCAGCGACGTGATCACCCGCAAGCCGCTGAATCTGGGGCAGGGTATCTGGCTGAGCGACAGCACCGAGGGCAACCTGGCCAGCGCGGCCACCGTCAGCCGCCCGGCGCAGGCGTTCGACGAAGACGGCGAGCCGGTGGCGCTGCTGTTGACGCTGTCCGTCGCCGATCCGCAGCCGCTGGCGGTGCTGAACTATTTGGGCGATCTGCTGCTGGCCAATAAAGCTGAACGCTTGCTGAACGCCGACGCCGCTACCCTGTTGGCGCTGCTGACCAGCGAGGTGGCGGAAGAAAGCGCCACGCTGAGCGCCGAGTACGTGATCCGCAACGAACACGGCCTGCATGCCCGGCCGGGCACCGCGCTGGTTAACGTGATCAAGCAGTTCAGCAGTGAAATTACCGTCACCAACCTGGACGGCAGCGGCAAGCCGGCCAACGGCCGCAGCCTGATGAAGGTGGTGGCGTTGGGCGTGAAAAAAGGGCATCACCTGCGCTTTACCGCCAATGGAGAAGATGCTGAAGCCGCGCTGAAAGCGATTGGCGAAGCCATTACTGAAGGACTGGGCGAGGGCGCAGCATGA